The following DNA comes from Coleofasciculus chthonoplastes PCC 7420.
CGCGAAAACAATGCTGCGCCTCTAAATCAACCGTAGTCCGAAAATCCACTAACCATAAATCGAAGGGGCGTGGTAGTTCAGTTAACGTGTTCTGCAAGCGTGCGATCGCGTCTGTATAGGTTCGGGTTTTGGGATCACGATCCGCTAGAAAAAATTGGGCAGATGTAGTTCTATCCGTTTCAGAATTATTCCTATCCGATAATCGTTTAAATTCCCATGCTAACCCCATCAGTCGTCCGGTTTGTCCATGATGCTTGTGAGTGGTGGCGATGAATACGGCAGATTGAGACGCCTCTTGGATTACAGGGGCAAGTAAATCGGGACGGTGATTTTGTAAGTACCCTAAATTCCCAATTGCGGTGAATCCTCCCATTAATCCCATCAGCCAAATCATGACCACAATTGCTTTGCCATGCTTTAGCCTAGAAGCTGAATCAAATGTCACCTGCTGCCAAACTCCAGCCAGCATCCCCGCTAATAACAGGATCACAGCCGGAAAGTAAACAAACTGAAACCGCGCCCCTAGAGTTAAGTCCATACCTAAACCGTAGGTGATGCCCAAGACTAATGCGATCGCACTCCCTAAATATACCGACAAAATCTGCAAAGCTAAACGGCGATCAGGAAAGTGCTGTTGGAGTTTCCAGCCATTACCGAGTCTCGGTATCAGGCTAACCACAAATACCACCGTTACGATACCGGAGATTACCACGATCCAAATCGGCAGAACAGTTGTGGCGGTGGGAAGCAAGACGATCATACTCAGCCCCCAAATAAACAGCCGCCCGATGGGTGGTAACCATTCACGAGTGAGATCCCCGTCGGCTATCCAGGCTGTGGGTTCGCTACCGTAGATACTGGATAAAGCAGGTAGCCAGACTAAACCCCCGACAAGCGTCCCTAAAGCAACCCCATAGATACGCCGCCAATGCGATCGCGCCCAACTCTGAGGATCTTTCCTTCGCTGTTGCCAAGCCTGCGTCAACAGCACCACTCCTTCCGCACAAAGGGTTAAGCTAAAAAAATAATGGGTAGCGATGCCCAAACTATTGACACCCACCCACACTAATCCCATTCCTACTGATAACGGTTCCTCACGGTGGATACCCTGAATCGCCACAACTAAACAGGATAAAGACGCAATCACCCATAAAATCGCCAGAGTGTAGTGACGTGCATCTTGGGCGAGGAAAATCCCGTAAGGTGAAACCGCCATCATTGCGGCGGCGATTTGACCGACTAACCGAGAACCAAACGCCAGATACCCCAAACCAAATAGGCTAGGAATAG
Coding sequences within:
- a CDS encoding glycosyltransferase family 39 protein: MNPKQRHWLHFGLLVLWIALGAILRLSRLVSLPPWTDEFATMVFSLGNSFQTVPLNQWISLDVLLYPLHPVADADISSVVNHLSQESTHPPIYFVLTHLWIKVFPTDDGLVSLWGARSLSALLGIAAIPSLFGLGYLAFGSRLVGQIAAAMMAVSPYGIFLAQDARHYTLAILWVIASLSCLVVAIQGIHREEPLSVGMGLVWVGVNSLGIATHYFFSLTLCAEGVVLLTQAWQQRRKDPQSWARSHWRRIYGVALGTLVGGLVWLPALSSIYGSEPTAWIADGDLTREWLPPIGRLFIWGLSMIVLLPTATTVLPIWIVVISGIVTVVFVVSLIPRLGNGWKLQQHFPDRRLALQILSVYLGSAIALVLGITYGLGMDLTLGARFQFVYFPAVILLLAGMLAGVWQQVTFDSASRLKHGKAIVVMIWLMGLMGGFTAIGNLGYLQNHRPDLLAPVIQEASQSAVFIATTHKHHGQTGRLMGLAWEFKRLSDRNNSETDRTTSAQFFLADRDPKTRTYTDAIARLQNTLTELPRPFDLWLVDFRTTVDLEAQHCFRDRSYGSWAGEYKYKLYRCLPEK